The following are encoded together in the Pyxidicoccus xibeiensis genome:
- a CDS encoding LysR family transcriptional regulator has protein sequence MNLSAVDLNLFLVLHAVLETGSATGAARQLHVTQSAVSNALARLRDVLGDPLLVRSGRGLVPTPRCEALRPLITSAVMQLQAAVEGQRFDPEESTRQFTLSCGDNQDICDLPLIVEAFSRRMPRARLRVVSIDYVVANDGLVTGDVDVALAPQQVAAREGFHFEPLYLDALAFVVRKDHPRIRGTTLTKESFAAAQHVDMNVAQGRPGVGHRIFEQFMKEHGLERHVALVVSHFVAAGTAASRTDYVAGMPGRTADALCAMLPLKRLELTPNPGPMVMALIWHERTHADPGSRCFRELVIDTLRDGSVPRRPPAARPSRRAS, from the coding sequence ATGAATCTTTCCGCCGTGGACCTCAACCTCTTCCTCGTCCTCCACGCGGTGCTGGAGACGGGCAGCGCCACGGGGGCGGCCCGGCAGCTCCATGTCACCCAGTCCGCCGTGAGCAACGCGCTGGCGCGGCTGCGGGACGTGCTGGGAGACCCGCTCCTGGTGCGCAGCGGACGGGGCCTGGTGCCCACGCCCCGGTGCGAGGCGCTGCGCCCGCTCATCACCTCCGCGGTGATGCAGCTCCAGGCCGCGGTGGAGGGCCAGCGCTTCGACCCCGAGGAGAGCACCCGGCAGTTCACGCTGTCGTGCGGCGACAACCAGGACATCTGCGACCTGCCGCTCATCGTCGAGGCCTTCTCCCGGCGCATGCCCCGGGCCCGGCTGCGCGTGGTGAGCATCGACTATGTCGTCGCCAACGATGGGCTCGTGACGGGCGACGTGGACGTGGCGCTGGCGCCCCAGCAGGTGGCCGCGCGCGAGGGCTTCCACTTCGAGCCGCTCTACCTGGACGCGCTGGCCTTCGTCGTCCGGAAGGACCACCCCCGCATCCGCGGGACGACGCTGACAAAGGAGTCCTTCGCCGCCGCCCAGCACGTGGACATGAACGTCGCGCAGGGACGCCCGGGCGTGGGGCATCGCATCTTCGAGCAGTTCATGAAGGAGCACGGGCTCGAGCGGCACGTCGCGCTCGTCGTCTCGCACTTCGTCGCCGCTGGCACCGCCGCCAGCCGGACGGACTATGTGGCCGGGATGCCCGGACGGACGGCGGACGCCCTGTGCGCCATGCTGCCGCTGAAGCGGCTGGAGCTGACTCCCAATCCGGGCCCCATGGTCATGGCGCTCATCTGGCACGAGCGCACCCACGCCGACCCCGGCTCCCGCTGCTTCCGCGAGCTGGTCATCGACACGCTCAGGGACGGCAGTGTGCCGCGACGGCCGCCAGCAGCTCGTCCATCTCGAAGGGCTTCTTGA
- a CDS encoding response regulator, translating into MSPASHPVLVVDDDPDIREAVQDILSFEGYTVVQADNGREALELLSQQPPLRPCIILLDLMMPVMDGEELVGHLRKQPELAALPVILVTASGRALFEGVRTIIKKPFEMDELLAAVAAHCRP; encoded by the coding sequence GTGAGCCCCGCTTCGCATCCCGTCCTCGTGGTGGACGACGACCCGGACATCCGGGAGGCCGTCCAGGACATCCTGTCCTTCGAGGGCTACACGGTGGTGCAGGCCGACAACGGCCGGGAGGCGCTGGAGCTGCTGAGCCAGCAGCCTCCGCTGCGGCCGTGCATCATCCTTCTGGATTTGATGATGCCCGTCATGGACGGCGAGGAGCTGGTGGGGCACCTGCGCAAGCAGCCCGAGCTGGCGGCGCTGCCGGTCATCCTCGTCACCGCCAGCGGGCGCGCCCTCTTCGAGGGCGTGCGGACCATCATCAAGAAGCCCTTCGAGATGGACGAGCTGCTGGCGGCCGTCGCGGCACACTGCCGTCCCTGA
- a CDS encoding CapA family protein, with translation MGVPDEGPGPTPDPGPTPTPNPGPPPHPGPGPQPQPEPPPVLTTCAPEPAGDSAPLPDAERQARRAYACTGIALEGTVLSTSGAPVSSATVKLGDTTVRTGANGRFRFPVLARHNALLQVEAEGFRPSVVAVELRRGLSETHVTLPSLRLTPKDGGVRMLFSGDVSLGRRFLDPSEQTPRNQLPKDHPDALIQASDPLPGTKEVFTHVRPFFQAAEFRALNLETPVTDRPGTPHGSKDFAFFTLPGSLPALRWLGADYVSMGNNHVYDYLASGLEDTLRHVTAAGLSYSGAGRTPEEAFRPWRTSLAGADYSFVSMCSIAGSEHEHDYVAGPTQGGAADLRDTGRVASALNGERDAGRVPIALLHTGVEYSERPASFTAWQLRNVVDQGAKLVIAHHPHTPQGFLRYKGVLVAQSLGNFAFDQDRLETMVGLLAEVEMNGATVSRARALPVYLEDYRPRPVTGELAEGTLRNLSELSREGGVTLVPHLASGELLSEGDEAAVSERTVEVPVTVDASGAATVDLRALRREGESLAAAELLGAGGQRATAKRLRAGRDVLLHGDFEDHDVDPDANEAVRWELEGGAGFVCQDTPHRGAAALCQSRGAGDRGEAVVDLHNRLRLPGFAEGRPRKELTLVGWLKGKGAGAFRVVVQYQPIQYSHSFGEQEALRHPGGTFDWTQVSTDLRFPQEPARPDLYNAPWALQLSLRSAPPARGDGLSALDDFAVVAWERDGQGATLRLDTPHARDFVRVEAASGGYTLRVTFREHRVP, from the coding sequence GTGGGGGTGCCCGACGAGGGCCCCGGGCCCACGCCCGACCCGGGCCCGACTCCGACTCCCAATCCAGGCCCGCCACCCCATCCGGGCCCAGGGCCCCAACCGCAGCCCGAGCCGCCCCCCGTCCTCACCACCTGCGCGCCCGAGCCCGCGGGTGACTCCGCTCCGCTGCCGGACGCCGAGCGCCAGGCCCGCCGCGCCTATGCCTGTACCGGCATTGCGCTGGAGGGCACGGTCCTCTCCACCTCGGGCGCCCCCGTCTCCAGCGCCACCGTGAAGCTGGGAGACACCACCGTGCGCACCGGCGCGAACGGACGCTTCCGCTTCCCCGTGCTCGCGCGGCACAACGCACTCCTCCAGGTGGAGGCGGAGGGCTTCCGTCCGTCCGTGGTCGCCGTGGAGCTGCGCCGCGGGCTGTCCGAGACACACGTGACGCTGCCCTCGCTGCGGCTGACACCGAAGGACGGCGGCGTGCGGATGCTCTTCAGCGGAGACGTGTCCCTGGGCCGCCGCTTCCTGGACCCGTCGGAGCAGACGCCCCGCAACCAGCTGCCGAAGGACCACCCGGACGCCCTCATCCAAGCGTCCGACCCGCTGCCCGGCACGAAGGAGGTCTTCACCCACGTGCGGCCTTTCTTCCAGGCGGCGGAGTTCCGCGCCCTGAACCTGGAGACACCTGTCACGGACAGGCCGGGCACGCCGCACGGCTCGAAGGACTTCGCCTTCTTCACCCTCCCCGGCTCACTGCCGGCGCTGCGCTGGCTGGGCGCCGACTACGTCAGCATGGGCAACAACCACGTCTACGACTACCTGGCCTCGGGGCTGGAGGACACGCTCCGCCACGTCACCGCGGCGGGGCTGTCGTACAGCGGCGCGGGGCGCACGCCGGAAGAGGCCTTCCGCCCGTGGCGAACGAGCCTGGCCGGAGCGGACTACAGCTTCGTGTCCATGTGCTCCATCGCCGGCAGTGAGCACGAGCACGACTACGTGGCCGGCCCCACCCAGGGCGGCGCCGCGGACCTGCGGGACACCGGCCGTGTGGCCTCGGCGCTCAACGGGGAGCGCGACGCGGGGCGCGTCCCCATTGCCCTGCTGCACACGGGCGTCGAGTACAGCGAGCGGCCCGCGAGCTTCACGGCCTGGCAGCTGCGCAACGTCGTGGACCAGGGCGCGAAGCTCGTCATCGCCCACCACCCGCACACGCCCCAGGGCTTCCTCCGCTACAAGGGCGTGCTGGTGGCGCAGTCCCTGGGCAACTTCGCGTTCGACCAGGACCGGCTGGAGACCATGGTGGGCCTGCTCGCCGAAGTCGAGATGAACGGCGCCACCGTGTCGCGCGCCAGGGCCCTGCCCGTCTACCTCGAGGACTACCGCCCCCGCCCCGTCACCGGCGAGCTGGCGGAAGGCACGCTGCGCAACCTCTCCGAGCTGTCCCGCGAGGGCGGCGTGACGCTCGTCCCGCACCTCGCGTCCGGGGAGCTGCTGTCGGAGGGCGACGAGGCGGCCGTGTCCGAGCGCACGGTGGAGGTCCCCGTGACGGTGGACGCGAGCGGCGCGGCGACGGTGGACCTGCGCGCCTTGCGCCGCGAGGGCGAGTCCCTGGCGGCGGCGGAGCTGCTGGGCGCGGGCGGCCAGCGCGCCACGGCAAAGCGGCTGCGCGCCGGAAGGGACGTGCTGCTGCACGGCGACTTCGAGGACCACGACGTGGACCCCGACGCCAACGAGGCCGTGCGCTGGGAGCTGGAGGGCGGCGCCGGCTTCGTGTGCCAGGACACGCCGCACCGGGGCGCCGCGGCGCTCTGCCAGTCGCGAGGCGCGGGGGACCGCGGGGAGGCGGTGGTGGACCTGCACAACCGGCTCCGCCTGCCCGGCTTCGCCGAGGGCAGGCCCCGCAAGGAGCTGACACTGGTGGGCTGGCTGAAGGGCAAGGGCGCCGGCGCCTTCCGCGTGGTCGTCCAGTACCAACCCATCCAGTACTCCCACAGCTTCGGCGAGCAGGAGGCCCTGCGTCATCCCGGCGGCACGTTCGACTGGACGCAGGTGTCCACGGACCTGCGCTTCCCCCAGGAGCCGGCACGGCCGGACCTCTACAACGCGCCGTGGGCACTCCAGCTGTCGCTGCGCAGCGCCCCACCCGCCAGGGGGGACGGCCTGTCCGCACTGGACGACTTCGCGGTGGTGGCCTGGGAGCGCGACGGCCAGGGCGCCACCCTGCGGCTGGACACTCCGCATGCCCGTGACTTCGTCCGGGTGGAGGCGGCCTCGGGTGGCTACACCCTGCGAGTCACGTTCCGTGAGCATCGGGTGCCCTGA
- a CDS encoding GNAT family N-acetyltransferase, which produces MKTPATATIVFPALTAITSEDAASGFRCEQEALNQYFQKYATQQARREESRTWVLRRPVDRPDLPSVLGFYTLATTQVERSTLPSPVTKRLPDYPIRAILIGRLARDERCKGMGIGEHLLDDAHRRALRINADIGGLLVIVDAKNEHAAAFYEDKGYAPLIRSETNANKWPQRFYVTMATLRASYAGTSP; this is translated from the coding sequence ATGAAGACTCCCGCCACTGCCACCATCGTCTTTCCCGCCCTGACCGCCATCACGAGCGAGGACGCCGCCAGCGGCTTCCGGTGCGAGCAGGAAGCCCTCAACCAATACTTCCAGAAGTACGCCACCCAGCAGGCACGCCGCGAGGAGAGCCGCACCTGGGTGCTCCGCCGCCCTGTCGACAGGCCGGACCTGCCGTCCGTGCTCGGCTTCTACACACTCGCCACTACCCAGGTGGAGCGCAGCACCCTGCCCTCGCCCGTCACGAAGCGGCTGCCAGACTATCCCATCCGCGCAATCCTCATCGGACGCCTTGCACGTGACGAGCGCTGCAAGGGCATGGGCATCGGCGAGCACCTCCTTGACGATGCCCACCGCAGGGCCCTGCGCATCAACGCGGACATTGGCGGACTCCTGGTCATTGTCGATGCCAAGAACGAGCACGCCGCTGCCTTCTATGAAGACAAGGGCTACGCGCCACTCATCCGGTCAGAGACGAACGCCAACAAGTGGCCCCAACGCTTCTACGTGACGATGGCCACCCTACGGGCTTCCTACGCGGGCACCTCGCCGTAG
- a CDS encoding DUF1778 domain-containing protein gives MTTSYRLQAMLPAPYETQLEQLRAVLQIDNTEVIKEALGIFAKAVLEARQGRRIAFVDEKHHVFSEYSSPSLTRLEWNARDEGRIVLPDSDFDRVVGELEKPATPSPRLRALAKRKSR, from the coding sequence ATGACCACCTCATACCGCCTCCAGGCGATGCTCCCAGCGCCCTATGAGACCCAGCTTGAGCAACTCCGAGCCGTGCTCCAGATCGACAACACTGAAGTCATCAAGGAAGCCCTGGGCATCTTCGCCAAGGCCGTGCTCGAAGCCCGCCAGGGGCGACGCATCGCCTTTGTCGACGAGAAGCACCACGTCTTCTCCGAGTACAGCTCGCCCTCTCTCACACGCCTGGAATGGAACGCACGGGATGAGGGCCGCATCGTGCTCCCCGATAGCGACTTCGACCGGGTCGTGGGCGAGCTCGAGAAGCCGGCCACGCCCTCGCCCCGCCTGCGCGCCCTGGCGAAGCGCAAGTCTCGCTGA
- a CDS encoding DUF2357 domain-containing protein yields MQLRLEGSDIVVEQVGGAFRLEEARRYELVLAATEQVEWVRFGGHELPRAVAANTFLLDVRHWGLAKQTLELKRIASQVVELQVEVIPRRDKLGEEQWLRLLSDLEQWLPALTTGLEGGLGGAVGAQGASAPFLALALLPLVSHLQAAVRQVVSAPRETLTEQHEEVRPRAVRRAQRDTVRWLASHPLAASAVLDSRPGMREPFVPRTRGEVSIDHPVNRYVRYLVREVTRRFDLLAERLDTHARAQEVVTDAPVWCQRRAERCRNAARSLRAVVSQGAFGKLVAEPPGEAAVLAVQDDPAYARVHRLGRLMLSPRFQLAQGPQGAPVRPSYELYELWTLLTLARGLQARFPQAPMKWRGLHALESGAALGTDGVSAWMDLPEGTLGLYFNATFRSYFARGSATRWSLSMERRPDLVVTWAPREGDARWMVLDAKYRVSRTALSQALTSAHLYRDSLLWPEFGGRCGSALMVVPSVLEEVRPWADPGFIGEYGFGLVQATPGAVSASTLGDRVCDALKVT; encoded by the coding sequence ATGCAGCTGCGACTCGAGGGCTCGGACATCGTCGTGGAGCAGGTGGGTGGCGCCTTCCGGCTGGAGGAGGCGCGCCGGTACGAGCTCGTCCTGGCAGCCACCGAGCAGGTGGAATGGGTGCGCTTCGGAGGACATGAGCTTCCCCGCGCGGTGGCCGCCAACACCTTCCTGCTCGACGTCCGCCACTGGGGCCTGGCGAAACAGACGCTGGAGCTCAAGCGCATCGCCTCGCAGGTGGTGGAGCTCCAGGTCGAGGTCATCCCCCGGCGCGACAAGCTGGGTGAGGAGCAGTGGCTGCGGCTCCTGAGCGACCTGGAGCAGTGGCTCCCGGCCCTCACGACGGGCCTCGAGGGAGGCCTGGGAGGCGCGGTGGGCGCTCAGGGCGCGAGCGCCCCCTTCCTGGCACTGGCCCTGCTGCCGCTCGTGAGTCACCTGCAGGCGGCCGTCAGGCAGGTCGTTTCAGCTCCACGGGAGACCCTGACGGAGCAGCATGAGGAAGTCAGGCCCCGCGCCGTCCGCCGGGCCCAGCGGGACACGGTGCGCTGGCTCGCCTCCCACCCGCTTGCGGCCAGCGCCGTCCTCGACTCCCGCCCGGGAATGCGGGAGCCGTTCGTCCCACGAACCCGCGGCGAGGTCTCCATCGACCATCCGGTGAACCGGTATGTGCGCTACCTCGTCCGGGAGGTGACGCGGCGCTTCGACCTCCTCGCCGAGCGGCTCGACACGCATGCCCGGGCCCAGGAGGTGGTGACAGACGCGCCGGTCTGGTGCCAGCGCCGCGCGGAGCGCTGCCGGAATGCCGCGCGCTCCCTCCGCGCCGTCGTGAGCCAGGGCGCCTTTGGGAAGCTCGTCGCGGAGCCTCCGGGAGAGGCCGCGGTCCTGGCCGTGCAGGACGACCCCGCGTACGCGCGCGTCCACCGCCTCGGACGCCTGATGCTCTCGCCCCGCTTCCAACTGGCCCAGGGGCCGCAAGGTGCCCCGGTCCGCCCGAGCTACGAGCTTTATGAACTGTGGACGCTGCTGACGCTGGCCCGCGGCCTCCAGGCACGCTTTCCCCAGGCACCGATGAAGTGGCGGGGACTTCACGCGCTGGAGAGTGGTGCCGCGTTGGGCACCGATGGCGTGTCGGCCTGGATGGACCTGCCGGAGGGAACGCTCGGGCTGTACTTCAATGCCACGTTCAGGAGCTACTTCGCACGAGGCTCGGCTACGCGCTGGAGCCTCAGCATGGAGCGCCGGCCCGACCTGGTGGTGACCTGGGCGCCCCGCGAAGGGGATGCTCGGTGGATGGTGCTCGACGCGAAGTATCGCGTCTCACGGACCGCGCTCTCACAGGCGCTGACCAGCGCGCATCTCTACCGGGACTCACTCCTCTGGCCGGAGTTCGGGGGACGGTGCGGCTCCGCCCTCATGGTGGTTCCCAGTGTGCTGGAGGAGGTTCGCCCCTGGGCGGACCCCGGCTTCATCGGCGAGTACGGCTTCGGGCTGGTGCAGGCGACTCCCGGCGCGGTGTCGGCCTCGACGCTGGGTGACCGGGTCTGCGACGCGCTGAAGGTCACCTGA
- a CDS encoding McrB family protein — protein sequence MPSPKLTDDQLRELFLKASRVPEWEEWRKKYGAFLQRIANLSTSELAAPARQEELWRARDITPVGPGEAVNVDGAYADRQVVHALVSLKTRTWSTDPRERANQVQAEFDRILELVHPRLSKSRPQARLGRAFAALLPGELHCVFNFTAEKNVATLLDLNPDAGRMGRHVLARARLRDALGPERSLADHVQRSTFCWWLHEQYATLAAGGGVTNTNVRLPEAFETAPLVLWPGPKQFRGLAAIKGLSAFFRDIVKNSLAGAEPKELVQMLRADPTYSALAEKTLRGIVSNAKSCGLIELKDGVLVPTEKGTELLESAEPDALSELLLVRVFPMAHLLRILSASPLPSAEVISRVRKLYSGWTADQAASFAVAWLRDLRLVDRDLNGLLYLTASGELWHKRLPDELPLPIPSVPAQEEELESPVTTPAPVAANAPQWPDLEQLLTAFESDASTAALVVDRPQLAALHLAWHCNEQKRFVLLSGLSGTGKTKVVKSYAELYCKHLKLDPRDHMALVPVSPDWSDPAGLLGYYNPLHEDPTYQSEAATRLLIAASRDPSRPYFLLLDEMNLARVERYFAPLLSAMESGEDLVLHANDEDVNGVPPRLRWPRNLFIAGTVNMDETTYPFSDKVLDRAFTLEFWEVNLPDFFKRQTKRNEEAEQVLLTLNELLRPIRRHFGYRTAGEVLAFVGTSVSGVSPSALLDQALFSKVLPRLRGERSAALETALGKALQLCQERGLTRCSAKLLGMKTMLEELGIVKFWA from the coding sequence ATGCCCTCCCCGAAGCTGACCGATGACCAACTTCGAGAGCTCTTCCTCAAGGCCTCTCGAGTCCCGGAATGGGAAGAGTGGCGCAAGAAGTACGGCGCCTTCCTCCAGCGAATCGCCAACCTCAGCACGTCCGAGCTGGCAGCCCCCGCACGGCAGGAGGAGCTGTGGCGCGCCCGGGACATCACGCCCGTCGGCCCCGGAGAGGCCGTGAACGTGGACGGGGCCTACGCCGACAGGCAGGTCGTCCATGCCCTGGTGTCGCTCAAGACGCGAACCTGGTCCACGGACCCCAGGGAGCGGGCCAACCAGGTCCAGGCCGAGTTCGACCGCATCCTCGAGCTGGTCCATCCTCGCCTTTCCAAGAGCCGTCCCCAGGCCCGGCTGGGGCGCGCCTTCGCCGCGCTGCTTCCGGGCGAGCTGCATTGCGTCTTCAACTTCACGGCGGAGAAGAACGTCGCCACCCTGCTGGACCTGAACCCGGACGCGGGCCGCATGGGCCGGCATGTGCTCGCCCGGGCGAGGTTGAGGGACGCGCTCGGCCCGGAGAGGAGCCTCGCCGACCACGTCCAGCGCTCCACCTTCTGCTGGTGGCTCCACGAGCAGTACGCCACCCTGGCGGCCGGCGGAGGCGTCACGAACACGAACGTGCGCCTGCCCGAAGCCTTCGAGACAGCGCCGCTGGTCCTGTGGCCCGGCCCCAAGCAGTTCAGGGGCCTCGCCGCCATCAAGGGCCTGTCTGCGTTCTTCCGCGACATCGTCAAGAACTCGCTCGCGGGAGCGGAACCGAAGGAGCTCGTGCAGATGCTCCGGGCCGACCCCACCTACTCCGCGCTCGCGGAGAAGACGCTGCGAGGCATCGTCAGCAACGCCAAGTCCTGCGGGCTCATCGAGCTGAAGGACGGGGTGCTCGTCCCCACGGAGAAGGGCACCGAGCTCCTCGAGAGCGCTGAGCCCGATGCCCTCAGCGAGCTGCTGCTCGTGCGTGTCTTTCCGATGGCACACCTGCTCCGAATCCTCTCCGCCAGTCCCCTGCCCTCTGCGGAGGTCATCTCCCGGGTCCGGAAGCTCTACTCGGGATGGACGGCGGACCAGGCGGCCTCCTTCGCGGTGGCGTGGCTGCGAGACCTGCGACTGGTCGACCGCGACCTCAACGGCCTGCTCTACCTCACCGCATCCGGCGAGCTGTGGCACAAGCGACTCCCCGACGAGCTTCCGCTCCCCATTCCCTCGGTGCCAGCACAGGAAGAAGAGCTGGAGTCACCCGTCACGACGCCCGCACCTGTCGCCGCCAATGCGCCGCAGTGGCCGGACCTCGAGCAGTTGCTCACCGCGTTCGAGTCTGACGCCAGCACTGCGGCCCTCGTCGTGGACCGCCCGCAGCTCGCCGCGTTGCACCTGGCGTGGCACTGCAATGAGCAGAAGCGCTTCGTCCTCCTCTCCGGCCTCTCGGGGACGGGAAAGACGAAGGTGGTGAAGAGCTACGCGGAGCTCTACTGCAAGCACCTGAAGCTGGACCCGCGCGACCACATGGCGCTCGTGCCCGTGTCTCCGGACTGGAGCGACCCGGCGGGCCTGCTCGGTTACTACAATCCGCTGCACGAGGACCCCACCTACCAGTCCGAGGCGGCGACGCGGCTGCTCATCGCCGCGTCCCGCGACCCGTCGCGCCCGTACTTCCTCCTGCTGGACGAGATGAACCTGGCGCGCGTCGAGCGCTACTTCGCGCCGCTGCTGTCCGCGATGGAGAGCGGCGAGGACCTGGTGCTCCACGCCAACGACGAGGACGTCAACGGCGTGCCGCCCCGCCTCCGCTGGCCGAGGAACCTGTTCATCGCCGGCACGGTGAACATGGACGAGACGACCTACCCGTTCTCGGACAAGGTGCTCGACCGCGCCTTCACGCTCGAGTTCTGGGAGGTGAACCTGCCGGACTTCTTCAAGCGACAGACGAAACGGAACGAGGAGGCCGAGCAGGTCCTCCTGACCTTGAACGAGCTGCTTCGACCCATCCGGCGACACTTCGGCTACCGCACGGCAGGCGAGGTGCTCGCGTTCGTGGGCACCTCCGTTTCGGGGGTGAGCCCGAGTGCGCTCCTGGACCAGGCCCTCTTCTCCAAGGTCCTCCCACGCCTGCGCGGAGAGCGGAGCGCCGCGCTGGAGACAGCGCTCGGCAAGGCCCTGCAGCTGTGTCAGGAGCGGGGCCTGACACGGTGTTCGGCCAAGCTCCTGGGGATGAAGACGATGCTGGAAGAGCTGGGCATCGTGAAGTTCTGGGCCTGA
- a CDS encoding tetratricopeptide repeat protein: MTARSLLLLVALVPFVASAQAPKPRTYDIIIVGGGKTEAEAQATLDALKSKVLWVRLTAGSWNYPGVKKSDDYPGLNKGLYVAVLGLCARGGDTNGKALVKAVKAHAPGTYSKSVKGQYGDPCPPIGAFNPPDAEEKALLERIAKESKSAAAHVAYGQALKEQGRLEEARIVVDEAVELDPNHQEAKDLAQLLMVLLTD; the protein is encoded by the coding sequence ATGACTGCTCGCTCCCTGCTGCTCCTCGTCGCACTCGTCCCCTTCGTTGCCTCGGCCCAGGCGCCGAAGCCGCGCACCTACGACATCATCATCGTCGGTGGCGGGAAGACGGAGGCGGAAGCCCAGGCCACGTTGGACGCGCTCAAGTCGAAGGTGCTCTGGGTGCGGCTGACGGCGGGAAGCTGGAACTACCCCGGGGTGAAGAAGTCGGACGACTACCCCGGCCTCAACAAGGGGCTGTACGTCGCCGTGCTCGGACTGTGTGCCCGTGGCGGTGACACGAACGGCAAGGCGCTGGTGAAGGCGGTGAAGGCGCACGCGCCCGGCACGTACTCCAAGAGCGTGAAGGGCCAGTACGGAGACCCGTGCCCGCCCATCGGCGCGTTCAACCCGCCGGACGCCGAGGAGAAGGCGCTCCTGGAGCGCATCGCGAAGGAGTCGAAGTCAGCAGCGGCGCATGTCGCGTACGGCCAGGCCCTCAAGGAGCAGGGACGCCTGGAGGAGGCCCGCATCGTCGTCGACGAGGCGGTGGAGCTGGACCCGAATCACCAGGAGGCGAAGGACCTGGCCCAGCTGCTGATGGTGCTGCTGACGGACTGA
- a CDS encoding ADP-ribosylglycohydrolase family protein: protein MLPVPATPRERLALSLLGLSVGDAFGEQFFLPAPEEEQLLATRAPPPGPWPYTDDTQMALSVVAELWRHGSIDRDRLARSFAEHYDSSRGYGPAMHRVLRAVHEGEPWADVTGREFSGQGSWGNGAAMRVGPLGAYFADDLHAVVEQAHRSAEVTHAHPEAVGGAIAVAVAAATAWRERARPSQLGRAEFLDRLLPFVPETDVRSRIRKARALPATASVPFAVSVLGNGTGLTAQDTVPFALWCAGSHLDDFEQALWLAVSGGGDRDTICAMVGSIVVLSAGGERVPATWLAAREPLPSWPFDGP from the coding sequence ATGCTCCCGGTACCTGCCACGCCCCGTGAGCGCCTGGCGCTCTCCCTGCTCGGCCTGTCCGTGGGCGACGCCTTTGGCGAGCAGTTCTTCCTCCCGGCTCCGGAAGAGGAGCAGCTGCTCGCCACCCGCGCGCCGCCACCCGGGCCCTGGCCCTACACGGATGACACGCAGATGGCCCTCTCCGTCGTCGCGGAGCTCTGGCGGCACGGCTCCATCGACCGGGACCGGCTCGCGCGGAGCTTCGCCGAGCACTACGACAGCTCCCGGGGCTACGGCCCCGCGATGCACCGCGTGCTGCGCGCCGTACACGAGGGTGAGCCCTGGGCGGACGTCACGGGACGGGAGTTCTCGGGGCAGGGCTCCTGGGGCAACGGCGCGGCGATGCGCGTGGGCCCGCTGGGCGCGTACTTCGCGGACGACCTGCATGCCGTCGTAGAGCAGGCACACCGGTCCGCCGAGGTGACCCACGCGCACCCCGAGGCCGTCGGGGGTGCCATCGCCGTGGCCGTGGCGGCGGCAACGGCCTGGCGCGAGCGTGCCCGGCCGTCACAACTCGGCCGCGCGGAGTTCCTGGACCGGCTGCTGCCGTTCGTCCCGGAGACGGACGTGCGCAGCCGCATCCGGAAGGCCCGCGCGCTGCCCGCGACGGCCTCCGTCCCCTTCGCGGTGAGCGTGCTCGGCAATGGGACGGGGCTGACGGCGCAGGACACGGTGCCGTTCGCGCTGTGGTGCGCGGGCTCGCACCTGGACGACTTCGAGCAGGCGCTGTGGCTGGCGGTCAGCGGGGGTGGGGACCGGGACACCATCTGCGCCATGGTGGGCAGTATCGTGGTGCTGTCCGCGGGAGGTGAGCGAGTCCCCGCCACGTGGCTGGCGGCTCGCGAGCCGCTGCCGTCCTGGCCCTTCGATGGGCCATAG
- a CDS encoding LysM peptidoglycan-binding domain-containing protein, translating to MANYKIKRGDTLSALAARFKTTVKDLAKANNIKNPDLIYAGNSLRVPGKGDTFEPAKSGTKTGGTKTGGTKTGGTKTGGKVEGSSGAKPGQATPAMRKLAEAGRKAALGMGGYNSQGLCATGVSRAIQNAFGFKVWGNGNQIDNNLPRDKFKQVNMSLEEALKIPGLVLTWEKTSSAAGQKYGHTAITTGDGRSSVSDFIERNTLGAGGRSGFKVFMPII from the coding sequence ATGGCTAACTACAAGATCAAGCGGGGCGACACCCTCTCGGCCCTGGCCGCTCGGTTCAAGACCACCGTCAAGGACCTGGCGAAGGCCAACAACATCAAGAACCCGGACCTCATCTACGCAGGCAACTCCCTGCGCGTCCCGGGCAAGGGCGACACCTTCGAGCCCGCCAAGAGCGGCACGAAGACGGGCGGCACGAAGACGGGCGGCACCAAGACCGGTGGCACCAAGACCGGCGGGAAGGTCGAGGGCAGCAGCGGCGCGAAGCCGGGCCAGGCGACGCCCGCGATGCGCAAGCTGGCGGAGGCGGGCCGCAAGGCGGCGCTGGGCATGGGCGGCTACAACAGCCAGGGCCTGTGCGCCACGGGCGTGAGCCGGGCCATCCAGAATGCCTTCGGCTTCAAGGTCTGGGGCAACGGCAACCAGATTGACAACAACCTGCCGCGCGACAAGTTCAAGCAGGTCAACATGTCCCTCGAGGAGGCGCTGAAGATTCCGGGCCTCGTCCTCACCTGGGAGAAGACGTCGTCGGCCGCGGGCCAGAAGTACGGCCACACCGCCATCACCACCGGTGACGGCCGCTCGTCCGTGAGCGACTTCATCGAGCGCAACACGCTGGGCGCTGGTGGCCGCAGCGGGTTCAAGGTCTTCATGCCCATCATCTAG